The genomic region gtccaaacttTTAAGTTGTACTTGTGTTGTTTTGGTGAATAAGTCTGTAATGGTATCGGCTATTCATCACTCATATTGGTTCAAAGCAAGCTACCAAGCAAATGTGACTCTTAAATCCAGTTTCTCTAATCAATGTTCAGGTTAACTAGCTGGCTGAGATTACGGCCAAGAGACATGCTTCTTAATTTGTGTTAATCGTGTAGGTTgataaatgtgtgaataaaggGTTGACCGACTGTTTTCCTGCTGTGTATTTCAGCATGCTGTTTTCGGCGAGCACAGACAAGACTATAGGTGTGTGGGATAGTGAAACAGGCGAGAGGATCAAGCGTCTGAAGGGCCACACCTCCTTCGTTAACACCTGCTACCCCGCTCGCCGAGGGCCCCAGCTCGTCTGCACCGGCAGCGATGACGGGACAGTCAAGGTGAGACTTCCAGCTGCAAATAAGTGTAAATAAACTGGTCTGTGgagatatttaattttaattccGATCCTAGTTTATTGACTTCCAATATTTGTTAGATTTAACTCACTCACTGGTCTCAATAATAGACTACTCTAGAAAAggattattgttgttgtcaaaaaTGTATATCTCAAATACTCCAGTGGAGTTTTGTTGGTGTGATCACACGCCTGTTTATTGTTCTATATGCGTTTGTCATTGTTGTAGCTGTGGGACATTCGTAAGAAAGGGGCGATCCACACTTTCCAGAATACCTACCAGGTGCTAGCCGCAACGTTTAATGACACCAGTGATCAGATCCTGTCGGGAGGCATCGACAACGACATCAAGGTACTGGGCTCCAGCATGAACAGAGAACCTGAGAATTACACTGAAAACAATAACGTCCTGGAAAATAACTTTCACTCGGAAGGATTTAAACAATATCCTGATCAGATTTGAGAGATTCAAATTGCATCAATACATGTGGATGTAGGTCAAATTTAGGAAAAGCAATATAACCCCAAATCAACGCTAATCTCTTACGGtcatttcacacaaaatattgacaATAGTAATTTGCTTTTGCAGAACACCTCAACATTGAGTTGTTCTGTGACTGCTATTGACGATatctcaacattttaattttattgtccAGTTCACCTGGAGAATACTCAACATGGAAAGCCTTCTATCCACTGTGAGGAAGTCATGGAAATGTATTTGGTTGTAGAGACATCAACGCATTTCCAAGATGGCATGGCCTGCATGGTGCAAGAATTTACAAAGCTATTACTTTTCATCCATTGGCAGTCTTAAATATCTGTGGTTTAGATGGGAATATATCAGGAGCCTATGTACCCAACTAGTAAGCCCAGCTGAGAAGTCATAAAGTCTGAATACACTGTTGTTTTTCTGGATATAGCTGACACGCATACACAAAGTACCACAGTCATGACCACAGATGTTGTTTCCTATAAGATTACAAATTAGGTCATTACAAACAGTCCAACTGTGCCGGTAGCTTTTGTTACAGATTACAAGAAAGTCTGCGGATATTAACCACTGTGGTAACGGCAGGAACAACGGTTTGCTCAATGCTCACACTTCTATTGAAGGCGAGAATTACTTTTGTGTTTCATTACTTCGTCGCCTCCAAATCCTGCAGCGCCTGTGGGATTTTATAGTTGGTGTGTTCATGTGCGGTCagaataaaatttaaaaaaaaattacaactggttctacatgttgttctctaCATATAAGCATATAGACTGCATGTCCTGTTGTATTTAACCCTGTCAacagctgttttatttttttggtgcaGGTGTGGGACCTGAGGCAGAATAAGCTGATATACAATATGCACGGCCATGGGGACTCAGTAACTGGACTCAGTCTGAGCTCTGAGGGGTCATACCTTCTCTCAAACTCCATGGACAACACTGGTaggatgtttgtttgtatatttacaGGATACATAATGCCTTTTCTCAGCTCGCAACACTGAAGCTTCTGTGGCTGAATCCTTTTTTGggcttttgtgtttctctgtgtagtGCGTATTTGGGATGTCCGACCGTTTGCACCCAAGGAGAGATGCGTGAAGATTTTCCAGGGCAACGTTCACAACTTTGAGAAGGTAACATTTACATCATGTCTCTCCACTGTTGATACCATCAAGGATGAAGGATTGTATATATTTGGGAAAATACTGGAAGGGGCATATGGTTTTCACCTCCTAGCAGAGTTTGTTTGTTGTCGTTTTCAAAAAATCTTTCACTTACAATAAACAGCACCTGGTGCTTTCCTCCCGTGAACTGTGACGAACCGCTGCAGTGCTGCTTGGCGGTGTTTACGCACGCTGTCGACCACTGTTGCCTGACATCTCTGATCAACCTCTTCTGCCTCTCCCGTCACTCTCTGTTGTCCAGTCCAAGACATAAAAGTGCATCTTATTACCGTGACAGCAGCTCACGTTTAGGAACGGTTGCGAATGCAGTTTCTAACATCTGTTCCTGTCTTTCAGAATCTGCTGAGGTGCTCCTGGTCTACTGACGGCAGTAAGATAGCTGCCGGCTCAGCCGACAGGTGAGAGacaagcaagtgtgtgtgtgtgtgcatgtgtatatgtatgcatgtgtgtatatatatatatatatatatatatatatatatatatatatatatatatatatatatatatatatatatatatatatgtatatatatatatatatgtatatatgtatgtatgtatgtgtatatatatatatgtatatgtatatatggatGTTAACATTCTATTGTCTTCTTCTATGgctttttgttttaagaaaaataaagcataaacaaatatttagaaTTTGTGTATAGGAAGAATGTATACATTTCTGGTCTACAAAATATCatacttttaaatatatacatgcatacacttTGTGGATCCATCTTAAGTTGCAAGAAAGATGTAATGTTCTCTTTGCAATTGACCCCTTTCAGCTTCTATATTAATCAACCAAAGACAGCATAACTTGTTGTAATCCTTTAGTCTCTGCTTTGTGCATCTCGCATCAGGAGTCATTCTCGCTGTTTGCTTGTCTGCGTTCATAGGTTTGTGTATATCTGGGACACCACATCACGTAGAATCCTCTACAAGCTGCCGGGCCACGCCGGTTCTGTCAATGAAGTGGCCTTTCACCCAGAGGAGCCTATAGGTGAGTCAAACTACTGCTTAAGTCTCTGGTTGCACTCATGTGACAAGAATGGACTCCAGATACTTGAAGACTTGTTACCTTGAGTAGGGAGACGGGCTATCTGGAGGGAAGATCatttaataatatgaataataaatcatGTGGTCTTGCCACCGTACACTTTATTTTCTATGTGTTCATTTGACTTGACTGCTTAGTTCACCTGAGGCTGCCAGTAGTTACAAAACATGACTAACAATAATATTTTTCTCTTGTCTACATAGTATTGTCTGGCGCCAGTGACAAAAGGCTCTACATGGGAGAAATTCagtagagtgtgtgtctgtgtgtgtttgtgtgtgtgtgtgtgtgtgtgtgtcctacctTGGAAATGGATGGGTGCTGTTCAACAGTGGGTTAGGAGTCTCTAATTTCAAGAGCTTCAGCTTGTCACAGAACAACCTCAGGATGTGTGTTTGAAGTTTATTATCAGTCACAACCAGCTCCGCCAcgacttattattttttttaaacatttgatttgtttctttataataaACTTGAGTATTCTTTAAAATGAGTTTGTGAGATTCATTATTATGACTGGTTCCTGTGTTCATAATAGTTTTACGTGCAATTTGCTGCAGGTTTTATCCAACAACAAGAGTAAACTAATGTTCTTCTCACAGCTTAAGACATTATCATTCTGTCCTGACACTTGGCTAgtttagacaaaaaaaataaatatatatatatatatatatatatatatatatatatatatatcatatacacttttattaatctcacagtggggaaattcttctctgcatttgacccatccttagttattaaggagcagtgggcccGGGAAGCacctgggggttcagtgtcttgctcaaggacacttcgacatgcaactatggggagagcggggattgaaccgggtaccttgtggttgcagcacgaccactctccccatgagctacagccaacccgATTTTCAGATGTTTATGTTAACCCATTtcagtcaaattccttgtatgtgttcACAATTACTTGTACCTTACAGCTGATGTATTCTGTACGGGGTTTAAATGTGCCAAACAGGAATCAATTGAGCAAAATATTCTTGGTGTGCAATAAATCGCCTTTTAACACTTTTTGACAAAAGAAAGCAACACTCATCTTCGATCTGGACCATCCTCTCTGGTTGGAGCTAAAGGGCTCTGAATGAAAATTAGGTGAAAAAAGTTCAAGCAATTAATGCACTTTATTCAAAAGGACCATAATCTGCCTCTCAGTTTACAAACCATTATGCTATTCTACACTTTATCGTATTCTTATTTGTTCCAGTTTTTACTATCAACTATTTATAGTTATCAATATATAGTCTAGTTTACTtactttaatatattttcttattCAATAGTGTTGTCTTGTTGGAAAGTAAAGGGATGAAGTCAACTGTTCATTAAACAAAGGAATGAGGCTATTGTTAACTGAGCACTATTGCTTTttagataaatacattttacgGCAAGTACTTCTATACATGTATTTCTTTAAAGCATAAAAAAAGTCTCCATCTTGGTACTGCCTCTTTTGGTGAATGGGTTGATCTGTTGTCAAGCTCTGTATGAGTTTAATTAGCACTATATAGAGTTACATGCATGTAACTGCAgctattcatgttttttttctctctagtCTAATTGTTCAATGAACATGAGTTTACTTGGCTAAGTAGGGCTTTGATTATGGGTCACTTGATCTATTTGaattacaattgttttttttactttacaagTTCAAATGGAATAAAATGACACAGGTACAAAACATAATGGAATAGAAATGCAGCACAGTGCAGAATAAACTCaattatgattaaaaaaaaagatgtaactGCATGCTGAAGGTGAACAGGCATGCtttcgtttttttatttgagaaacACAAGGGGCCATattatggaagcccatttccgcCACTGTAAGAACAAAAttaggatcctgtaagtcataataatgagatactatctcattatttcgacttactatctcattataatgagatactatctcattatttcgACTTAGTGTCCAACTGAATGCGGGGCGTAACAGAGCAGAGAAGGGACGCACGGTGAAGAAACAGTGAAGCAGGTGAAGTAAAGATACGGTTTGAGTTAACACTACTCTTGTCACGAGTAAAACCAACCGAGACACTGCGGTGAAAATAGCGTAACATATCGCTATTCTGCACGGAGTTGAGCGTCCGTTAGCCTCATCTCATTGGCTTTTACCTGCAGAGGTTATAGTGCAGTTACAGTGACAAGAGCAGTGTTAACTCAAACCGTATCTTTACTTCACCTGCTTCACTGTTTCTTCACCATGCGTCCCTTCTCTGCTCTGTTACGCCCCGCATTCAGTCGGGCACTAAGTcgaaataatgagatagtatctcattattatgacttacaggatcctaattttttttcttacagtgGCAGAAAAGGGCTTCCATACTATTTTGATCGTAAACTAGATATaacacatgttttgttttccattgaTCGTTAAATGGCCTCGCGATTACCAGCTCAGCGGCCACATTTTCATCCTCGCTGCTTCTGTGAAGCTCACTTTGTTCCGCTGCCCGTGGTGAGCAGCTCGGATTAATCGGGCTGTTAATTGTGTTTCTTCCGCTCTGAATAACCGGCCGAggagactagaggcaggaccTCGCTTCTCTCCTCGCTCTGGCGGTGGGAGACGAATACAGACGGTTATTTTTgtctgtctgaacctcctccaccaccgCGAGCCCCCCGTTTCTTTTGTGCTCCTTTTCGAACGCCTCGCGGGACTGCCGATCAGgccgcgcgcacgcacgcgggTCTGCAGAATCCATGCAGCTCCTCCTCGAGGGGGTCGCGGTGACTGAGTGCCCCCAccccctcgtctctctctcgctctctaccccccccccggCTCCTCTTGCGCCCGCCCCGGCACCGATTGTTGACAAAAGACGCTGCGAGACGGAGCGACGGAGCCCGGTACCGGTGAGCAGAACGGCCCGTTAACGTGACTCCTTTACCCGAACAGTTAACGAAGACCGGACCGACGTGGGCAGGGGGCACGAGGACTCTTCCGTTTCTAGAAAACCGTGAGTCACAACGGGCTGCTTTGTGTCCGTAACAGATTGCTTAATGTAGCCCAAACGTTAGCTGTAGTAACACTGCGgggtcgccccccccccccccccccacacacacacacacacaccccgtgTGATTCGGTATCATATGATGCTCATTTCTGTCTGCAGCCCGGGGCTCATTATGACAGCTTTccgtctctctttgtgtctttgtgtgtcccCTATCCGGAAGGTGTGGTCGAGGTGATTCGGTTGTCGGTGGTGGTCGGACCGCATCAGGCCGGTGTGGAGTggacgcccccccccacccttccccACTCCTCCTCTACTCGCGATTGGTATTtaccgacaaaaaaaaaaccagcgGCCAAGATGGGTCACTCGCTGTGAGCCGAAGGGTCAGACCAGAGTTACAGCAGGAGGCGGCTGCCTTGGGCAGGTCAATTCAGCCGGGAATGGTGTGAGCTGAGACGGCCAGGCAGTCTGGATCTGACCGGGGACCCGTCATTCCCCCGGAGCCTCCGCGGCTCCAAGCCGCGTCTTGAGCCCTCCAAGATGGGGAAGTGCGACGGAAGATGCACGCTGCTGGTGATATGTTCACTGCAGttggtgagtgtgagtgtgtgtgtgtgtgtgtggtcaaagCTGGCTCCTCTCACTCACCATGATGATATAATTAGAGCAGCGTGctatggacacacacgcacatttaatacatttttgtccAGTCTTTCtgtacagtcacacacacaaaaaagctttgagctgcagctgctggggTGCCATGCTACATTACAggccagggtgtgtgtgtctttgaagcAGAGGGATCAGGGCAAGGGGTGAGCTTTGGTGTCAGGGTGCCTTTTCTGTAAAGAGAGGGGTGATAGTCCCATTCTAGCAAAACCATGAGGGACAAAGAGGCCCTGTTCACCATCTGGTCTCCATTCTGTACTTAAAGTTAACTGCTCATTGTGGCTACAAATAGCTTGAGACTATCCctctaaaatgtaataagtgtGTAATATGAGACAGTACCAGCTATTCCTGTAGTGAGAATGATGCTGGCGTGGACCACAGCAGCGTGAGCGCTCGTTATCGGGCTATTGTTTGCTGGGCTGATGAGTTGTTGTGTGGCAGGAGGATTCGGCCCATAGATTCTCATTAGTTTGGGGGAGCTTTTAGGGGGTGCTCCTCTTTTACAGTCACTGGACTGGCTGGTGCTCCAGGcagttaccatggaaacaacTGCGGCAGACCTATGCATGTGTCCCTGTCACTGTCTGTgcgtgtatttatttgtgtgtgtgtgtgtgtgtacacagtggtatcttgtgtgtgttgtgttttccatGTATGTTGTActtgtcctcaggtgtgtgtgtgtttcttctaatgtgtgtgtgtgtatcacccCGCCCCCTGTCCCCTAGGTGGCAGCCCTTCAGAGGCAAGTGTTTGATTTCCTTGGCTACCAATGGGCTCCCATCCTGGCCAACTTCCTGCACATTATGGCCGTCATCTTGGGCATGTTTGGCACCGTGCAGTTTCGTTTCAGATACCTTATCTTTGTGAGTATATCCCCCACCCTTTGAGGATGCACAGCTACTGTTTACTTTAAGTTGATACAGCACGAGTGTGCAGTTGCTCTCATTGAGAAACTGATCTGTTTCTCTGTTTGGCAGTATGCAGTATGGCTGGTCCTTTGGGTTGGCTGGAACTCATTTATTATCTGTTTCTACCTGGAAGTGGGAAACCTGTCTCAGGTGAGTTCTACCTGAAGAATTATGAGTTCTCCaattgtttcatttgaatactttatttaaaatcatccacttatgtattaaaaaaaaatacgaaAGCATGAACTCTAATTTTGTGATTGTGACTCCCAATATGTACCTAGTCACCCCCTTAACGAGGCCTTGACCCCCACATTGGGAACCCCTGATTTAAATCATGTATCATACTGAAATGTCATATAGTCTTtggttccagcttcttaaatcAGAAGATGTTCAGCTTTCAGTTTTATATCAGTGTAGTTTCGGCTTGTGATATTTTCCCCTTGATTCTgatattttgacatttaatcAAAAGCCAAACCAACATcgagaataaaaacacatatgtTTGTCTTTTCAGGACAGGGACTTTCTCATGACGTTCAACACATCTCTTCATCGTTCGTGGTGGATGGAGCATGGTCCTGGTTGCCTGGTAACGCCAGTGCTCGACTCTCGCATGGCCCCTGACGACCACCATGTCATCACTGTCTCTGGGTGTCTCCTTGACTACCAGTACATAGAGGTGTTAAGTTCGGCCATTCAGGTCCTATTGGCGGTATGTATCTAACATTTAagtattatttttctttttagttcGCTGACCCTCGACCTTCAGGCACTCTTAAGTTGGCAGTGGCTCAATGTGTTGTACAACACTCACCTAATTTCTGACCATCTCTTCTCTCACAGCTTTTTGGCTTTGTATACGCCTGCTACGTGAGCAAAGTCTTCCAGGATGACGAGGACAGCTGTGAGTGCTTTTGTCTTCTCCTAAAAGCTTGTTGATCTGATTCCAGCGCCTCGTTCAGCCGATCAGGTTCACTTGTGTCACACTGTTGAGAGGCTTTTTGTTAGCGGGCCACGTCTTTGGATGCGAGCGCTGTTAGCTTATTTATTTCTCCCTTCTGAGTCATGGCAAGCGATATCTGTGTGATCTGAGCGCTCTATCTGATCTGTCTGTATTCGAGGTGTCTGCCAGGAGATTCCCACTGTCAAGAGTGTCCGTTTGTCTGGTGCTTGTCTTTGGGCTTGGGTGTGccatctgtgtgtctgaatgaTTCTTCCCCTTGCGTGTTTCACTGTCACTCATTTAAGTCTGGTAGTTAGAATATGACATCATAGTTAATGTCTGTGATGTCTGAACAGCTCAATGGTCATTATTATGTGCATATTCTAAGTAATGATAACATataaattacaatatatattttttttcttttatcaatgTGGCTCAGGACAATGAGCACAaggtatctatatatatatatatatatatatatatatatatatttttttttaaatttaattttatatatatatatatatattttatatagctTGCCTGTTTTGGGATTTTTGTGTCCGATGCCAAAATTAATATATAGCACTCCTTCAATTGGATAAATATCTATGTTGATATTTATAAGACATTTTTGGGCGGCAAACTATAGATTGTAAACACTATTTCTGTTTCTTGCTTTGTATGGGCCAATATATCAACCCCATACCAATACATCTGCAATAAACTAATAATGGCCAATATTTCTcacgaaagaaagaaatgcaactATACAACATCACAGgagtcattttatttaaatgtcagatCTTGCATCTGGAGAAAACAGATCTCTCAGCCGGCACCATAAGTTTGTTCCTCTGAATCGATTGAGAGAGTTTAGAATAATGTATCCGTGACAGAAGCAGTGAGAGAGATGGTGTATCGGTTCACCTCTGCAGATTATTCACACTGTAATAAAGGAATACTGAACGCATTGTGATACCCCTCATGTCTTGGTTCAAAAGATAAATGAATACAGATTTAAGGGAAACTGGAATGATGTCATTcttcatctctttctttctctttttgaagTTGATTTCATTGGTGGCTTTGACTCATATGGCTACCAGCCTCCACAGAAGTCCTCCCATCTGCAACTGCAGCCTCTTTACACGTgagtaataaataatatattctcCATTTCCCGCCTTTTGATCTTTGAACACTTTTCTAGTCCAGTGATTTAGTGATATACTCCCAAAAAGTTTGGAGCTGATCGAAATCAATGTAGCAGTGGCCCAAGATCTGCAGACGTTTAATCCCTGCTGTGGATCATCCTCCAGAAACGCTGCATCATACATTTCCCAGTACGCAACTCTTATTAAGCCATCATAAATGAACATTTCTTTAATGATCTCATCCTCTCTGCATCACAGGGCTGGTTAACTGTTGGTGGTGCCCCCTTCAGGACAAACCCTGACGGTGTCACAGTGGATGGAAAGCTGTGGTTGCCTCGATTACACTCACTCCACGTGTCACAGTTTACCGGAATGGACTTACCCCACCCAGAGGGAGagacatgtgtgcatgtgtgcttgt from Cyclopterus lumpus isolate fCycLum1 chromosome 11, fCycLum1.pri, whole genome shotgun sequence harbors:
- the nkain1 gene encoding sodium/potassium-transporting ATPase subunit beta-1-interacting protein 1: MGKCDGRCTLLVICSLQLVAALQRQVFDFLGYQWAPILANFLHIMAVILGMFGTVQFRFRYLIFYAVWLVLWVGWNSFIICFYLEVGNLSQDRDFLMTFNTSLHRSWWMEHGPGCLVTPVLDSRMAPDDHHVITVSGCLLDYQYIEVLSSAIQVLLALFGFVYACYVSKVFQDDEDSFDFIGGFDSYGYQPPQKSSHLQLQPLYTAG
- the snrnp40 gene encoding U5 small nuclear ribonucleoprotein 40 kDa protein — translated: MIEPKKRAADMAVVPTAVKRPRTELVAAAQSQQLVAMGPPRSSSLQAPIMLMSGHEGEVYCCKFHPNGATLASSGFDRLILMWNVYGDCDNYATLKGHSGAVMELHYNTDGSMLFSASTDKTIGVWDSETGERIKRLKGHTSFVNTCYPARRGPQLVCTGSDDGTVKLWDIRKKGAIHTFQNTYQVLAATFNDTSDQILSGGIDNDIKVWDLRQNKLIYNMHGHGDSVTGLSLSSEGSYLLSNSMDNTVRIWDVRPFAPKERCVKIFQGNVHNFEKNLLRCSWSTDGSKIAAGSADRFVYIWDTTSRRILYKLPGHAGSVNEVAFHPEEPIVLSGASDKRLYMGEIQ